TATCAAAATATTATTCACCCATGGCACTCAAATGACCAATTCACCAAGAAGATTATGTTTTCTCCTCCGAATCCGATTCAAATATACCAAAACCACATCTTTGTATTACTCCCAAACCTATTGATGCAGCCCCTTTTAAAATCACACCTGAACCGACACCAAAAACAGATGGAATGAAAAGAGCTAGTGAGGTTGACGTACAACtgatgaagaagaaaactaagaattcTGAGAATATTAAGAAATGGCCTTTCGAAAGAGTGTGGAGTGAGGATGACGAAATAATTCTATTGGAAGGTATGATCGAGTTTTTTGGCAATAAAGGAGTTGATCCTACTAAAAATAttggttcttttttttattatattatacaaTCACTTCACTTTGATCCTACCATCACACGATTTAAAGATAAAGTAATGAGAATGAAAAAGAAATTTGAGCGTCATATTCGTAAAAATGGTAAAGagatgttattttataattttcactataaaaaagttttgatttatCAAAACTGATTTGGGGTTTGAATGAGTGTATTAATGGTAaagcaaaaaagatgaaaaccAATCATGCGAAGAATTTGGCTGATGTAGGGAGATAAAATATGGGTTTTTTAATATTGGTCTCTCTAAAATGGGAGATTACGTGGCAGCGAAGAGTATGGAGATGGTGGACAGgcataaaaagctgaaatgcaAGCTAAATTGAGGGACTTAAATATGGCAGAACTGCAACTATTTAAAGCGGATTGATATTCTAAAAGACCAAATGCAGCTCATCAACAATAATGAGTAAGAGAAAGGTATGTCTGCTGCCTTtaatacttaattattttagcGCACTGGATCGTCAAGGAAAGCTTTATACATAGATTGCTGGTATATTTTTGGACTGAATTCACATGTGAAGTGTGTggttatttatagttttttctCTTAAAAATGATTTGTTATAAAATTTGCTTTCCCTGTGCATATTTACagtatcataattaaaaaaaattgtaattgtaactgttttttttaataattttcatatatGCTTTTAGGTGGAAGAAATTGTTTTGGAATGGATTGTGGAAATAGCTGTAACATGCTGAGCATGAATGTGGATTTTTGGTGAATACGTTGTTTAGTTGGAAATTTGGCTAACtactttaaatttttgggtTTAAGTAATAGTTTATTATTTAGCTAGTATGACTATCTACCTTCAACAGTTTGTTCTGAGATATGAGACtatgttatattttaaatacgggttatttataatttggtgCTAGTAAAACGTCCAAGCTTTTCTTTGTCCTTTTTATCATCAATCTAATTCATTATTTTGAGTAAAATATTTCTAATAagcatttcaatttcttttaataTTACACAACATCTATTAATATTGTTTGCGTTGTTGAATGACAATAGTATTGCTTTGGAGTATTGTTATATCATACTTTAACGAACAGAATAATCACATGAAACTAGTTTTATGCTGATTATTTAATAGAAATGAAGATCCCATAATCATAATTTTTAGCAAAAGCAGATTATGTATGATAAATTAAGAGTACCAAAAGTTATCATAATCAATTCTAATGTATATGTTACAAATACAATTTTCTATTGATAATTTAACAGAAAAGCTATCGATCCTAAAGTGCTCTCGTTCGTCAGCGTAGTCCCAATTTGCTTCATTAATCACAATTGTAGGTTTGTTCACTTCAACAGAACATGTCAATAGAGGCGGTTTATTTGTGTGTAGGGGCAGTTTTAACAGCCCCTACAAGTATGAGTGACGGTTTGTAAAACCACCTCCAAAGAGTCGTTTTTAACATTGTCTCTATGATATAACGACGGTTTTAGCAAGTGTCAGGGTAAGGTTTATTGTAGGGTCCAAAATGTAGCGGCGGTTTTAACTGTCTCGATaataaatttgagattttgagaTGGTTAAAACCGCCTCTACATtcaccaaataaaaatttatatatatatttattagggCGGTCCaacattataaaaatgaaagcaGAATGACTACAATCCTCTAATACTACCACCAACAATCCTACTACAACTCATAAAACccaaattttataattcttaAAATTATGTGTACAATGAATTTTAATATCCAACAACtatccaatatataaatatttttaaagaacaGCCAATATAAGGTTAACTATAACCTAACATACCCTCTATACCTATATGATCTTCAGCTTCAACATTGTGGCCTTGTCTCATGATGTGGTCTTCTCATATTCCGTTCTTTGAAACTCATCTTCAAAGCTTGATAGTAACTATACATTTTACCTATTGTTTTTATACTACTGCCTCTACTTATGCTTCCACTTATCTAGAGTGTAATTCATCATTTGTTAAAGCATTCCATAGTCACTGTCgccaaacatataaaagaaagaaagagatgCACGTGtacaaatttttaatacatTCTAATCATAAATAAGTTTAAACACATATATCAAGAAGTAACTTCGGAGAAATTATCTAAATATATACACAAGTATAGCATGTTGAAGTACATACGACGTAAACTCAGTTGTAAATGATGCCGCACATAACGTAGGAGTATCTACAAAGAACCTCCATGTTGCACCTAGATATCCTTCAAAAGTCCCAATCCAACCTCAAATCTCCCCATTTCTCAACTGGAATCTGATAACTTTCATAAATTATTACTGTATTGTGTTACGGTAATTGTCTGGTTTAATCCTTTTTGGTTTCAATAACCAGTAGCATGCATTAGACAGGAAGGAGCGGAGCTTTATCGTCATGTTCAACTCGGTGACTAGCCTGAAGCATAGCGAATATGATATTTTAGGACATGTTTGAATCAATCAAGCTCACATACATACATAAATAGTAGGCAGTAAAAGAAAAGTTGTACGTCCCCATCCGCTCCAGCCGTCATATTTACGAAGGCATCACTTAGACCTGAAATTTACGGATCAAATTTCAGTCATtcatagattttttttcaaagttaTTTCTCTTCTCAGGTAGTAAATGGCGTGTTCGACACCAAACGTGTCTTCTTGTGCCATCATTCTCCTATGGAATTCGTCTCCATGGCTAGATAAAGGATCAATGGCTTTCCATTCTTAGGTGGTCTCGGGATAGGTGGATTGACCAGGTATTCCCTTATCTTATCGAATGCTACCTGGCATTGTTTGTTCCAGACCACTGGCTAGTCCTTCTTGAGTAATTTTTTGGGTCGCAAATCTTCGTCAATTTTGCAATGAACCAGCTGATGTATAATAATCTCCCGATGAACCCCCTCACTTCCATCTCGGTCTTGGGTACTGGCATTTCGCGGATGGCCTTCACCTTTTCTATTGATCTTGATTCCATGCTTTCCGACTATATGCCCCAGCAACTTCCCTTCGGTCACCCCAAAAATGCATTATCTTGGGATTGAGCCTTAGGTTATATCATTCAGCTCTTTCCAAAAACTTGTCGAGGGCTTCCCAATTGTCACGATCTATTTTCAGAGACCGTGACCGACACTAGGGTATGTGTATGGTAGTAccaacccgtagctagcctcacGGATAAATATACAAACATACAAAACTGCAagaaaccactgctcgggggcaatcgagactccaacctaagtctagcagtttatataaacatttaTTTAACCAACAATTATATAACCAAAAGCTCGGCTCAAACCGAGATTCCAACAACATACCaatgatataaataatacaaagtaatAACATGCCATCGTGCATAAAGTAGCAGTCAGACCGATCTGACAACAACAGTTTAGAATAATAAAGACATAGCTAGTACTACTGCGGTATAAgagttttaaataagtttgacatctttatttaaaacaaaaaggtAAACCTCCGAATCAAAATGGAGATCTATTACTCAGTCAAAATTGTCAGCCTGAAAATGGTAAaacaacgggggtcaaatatactgagatgagttcatactactatttacatttatcaagtcgaaaacctttaaaacataaaaatcctTTTGTACCTATGGTTGGCTATTAAAAACAAGCTCAAAACTAAAGACAAGCTCAAGGCTTGAAGATTTGTTAATGATGATTGTTGTGTCTTATGTGGTAAATCTGTTGAAATCATCGATTATTGTCCTTCTGAATATGAGTTTTCTTGCAAAATTTGGAAGACTTTTCTACCTATATGAAATTGTTATGTTATTAGAACTTGAAGGAAATTAGTGAGTTGGTTTTGCAGGAAAGCTATTAGGAATAGTATGTTTGCTAGATTCAGAAGGTTAATGCTTACTTTATCAGTTATATAGTTTGGATAGCCGGGAACATGAAAGTTTCCCTTGATGAGGACTCTACTCCCGACTAGATC
This window of the Mercurialis annua linkage group LG5, ddMerAnnu1.2, whole genome shotgun sequence genome carries:
- the LOC126682050 gene encoding probable transcription factor At1g66420, translated to MRVDIVDELVQKQQEENTSIQCFDPNRDEDCMCSFEVTCECLVAVQKTNSRSPVRMHTLTCANAQMVSALPPFKITPEPTPKTDGMKRASEVDVQLMKKKTKNSENIKKWPFERVWSEDDEIILLEGMIEFFGNKGVDPTKNIGSFFYYIIQSLHFDPTITRFKDKVMRMKKKFERHIRKNGKEMEIKYGFFNIGLSKMGDYVAAKSMEMVDRHKKLKCKLN